Proteins encoded within one genomic window of Cytophagales bacterium:
- a CDS encoding DoxX family protein, whose product MRILQELARFMVGGLFIFSGAIKVNDPIGTAIKLEEYFEVFAYDIAPFFEIFVPAALFLSVFLSVLEIVLGIALLIGYRVNLTSWVLLLMIVFFTFLTFYSAYFNKVTDCGCFGDAIKLTPWQSFYKDIILLVLIVFIFRFRKKIPAFLSEKVGMITVAASTLIFVVVAITAIRHLPFIDFRTYAIGNNIPELMLPSGELEYAYIMEKDGKEYSFPTYPTDKSYKFISLDVLNPEVQPKITDLSVWNDDGEYTEELLSGQKLVAIMYNTDKTDIDNLEDMKTLFLSVKGVETWILTASGPEQFESFRHEHQIATPYFFADATVLKTIVRSNPGFILLNNGIVLGKWHHNDTPSASEIHRIIR is encoded by the coding sequence ATGAGAATTTTACAAGAATTAGCAAGATTCATGGTCGGCGGATTATTCATCTTCTCCGGCGCCATCAAAGTCAATGATCCCATCGGTACCGCGATTAAACTCGAAGAATATTTTGAGGTCTTCGCCTACGACATTGCCCCTTTCTTTGAAATTTTTGTTCCTGCCGCACTTTTCTTATCTGTGTTTCTCAGTGTGCTGGAAATTGTTCTGGGGATTGCGCTATTGATCGGATACCGGGTCAATCTCACCTCCTGGGTACTGCTTTTGATGATCGTGTTTTTCACCTTCCTCACCTTCTATTCTGCCTATTTCAATAAGGTGACTGACTGTGGGTGTTTTGGTGACGCCATCAAATTGACACCCTGGCAATCCTTTTACAAAGACATCATTTTACTTGTTCTGATCGTTTTCATCTTCCGATTCAGGAAAAAGATCCCCGCATTTCTTTCAGAAAAAGTGGGTATGATCACCGTAGCCGCATCTACCCTCATCTTTGTTGTCGTAGCAATCACTGCCATACGGCATCTACCTTTCATTGATTTCCGTACTTACGCCATCGGGAATAACATTCCAGAATTGATGCTGCCAAGCGGAGAACTGGAATATGCCTACATCATGGAAAAGGACGGCAAAGAGTATTCTTTCCCCACCTATCCTACGGATAAGTCATATAAGTTCATTTCACTGGATGTCCTGAATCCTGAAGTTCAACCCAAGATCACAGACTTGTCGGTTTGGAATGATGATGGTGAGTACACCGAAGAGTTGCTTTCTGGACAAAAGCTGGTCGCCATCATGTACAATACCGATAAAACGGATATCGACAATCTGGAAGACATGAAGACACTATTTCTATCTGTGAAAGGAGTGGAAACCTGGATACTTACTGCTTCTGGCCCAGAACAATTTGAAAGTTTCCGGCATGAGCATCAAATTGCTACCCCTTATTTCTTCGCAGACGCGACGGTGCTGAAAACGATCGTACGGTCCAATCCTGGCTTTATCCTATTGAATAATGGCATTGTGTTGGGAAAATGGCATCACAATGACACGCCTTCTGCCAGTGAGATCCATCGAATCATCCGCTAA
- a CDS encoding shikimate kinase, with protein MDRKIFLIGMPGAGKTTLGRLLADALEWRVTDVDHELERIEGKSVTEIFKEEGETYFRSAERNVLHSLAQTPGDLIVATGGGAPCFHGNMKFMNTFGTTIFLDPPMDVLLKRIEQEDQRPLFHNTSIREKLEQMYADRILYYHQAKLRIKIDNPNIREVIKELGLGEGNP; from the coding sequence ATGGACAGAAAGATCTTCCTGATAGGCATGCCTGGTGCGGGAAAAACAACATTAGGACGGTTGCTAGCCGATGCTTTGGAGTGGCGAGTGACCGATGTAGATCATGAATTGGAACGGATCGAAGGAAAATCTGTAACAGAAATCTTCAAGGAAGAAGGCGAAACCTATTTCCGATCTGCAGAACGAAATGTCTTACATTCTTTAGCACAAACACCCGGTGATCTGATCGTCGCCACAGGTGGAGGAGCACCTTGCTTTCATGGCAACATGAAATTCATGAACACCTTTGGGACCACCATCTTTCTTGATCCCCCGATGGATGTGCTTCTAAAAAGAATCGAACAAGAAGATCAAAGGCCATTATTTCACAATACATCAATCCGAGAAAAACTTGAACAGATGTATGCAGACCGCATCCTGTACTATCATCAAGCTAAGCTGAGGATCAAAATAGACAACCCGAATATCCGGGAGGTGATTAAGGAGTTGGGGTTGGGTGAAGGGAATCCTTAA
- the cobA gene encoding uroporphyrinogen-III C-methyltransferase has protein sequence MSKLTLVGAGPGDPDLITVKAIKALKKADVVLYDALASEELLEYCQEDCIKVYVGKRAGMHTHQQVYINEMIVAYGQKHEAIVRLKGGDPFVFGRGHEEMDHAQVHGMETEMVPGISSCVAVPAAIDIPITKRGYSESFWVITGTTKSLELSGDVALAARSSATIVILMGMKKLGRIIETYQSLERGSLPIAIIQHGTTSKQKMGVGTIDTIQHEVERLGLSSPAIIVIGEVVRANQELNAIIEEMSSDQMLQSA, from the coding sequence ATGTCGAAATTGACCTTAGTAGGAGCAGGACCTGGTGATCCGGACCTAATTACTGTAAAAGCCATTAAGGCCCTTAAAAAGGCAGATGTGGTCTTGTATGATGCGCTAGCGTCGGAAGAGTTGTTGGAGTATTGTCAAGAAGACTGTATCAAAGTCTACGTAGGCAAGCGAGCTGGGATGCATACGCATCAGCAGGTATACATCAATGAGATGATCGTGGCGTATGGTCAAAAGCATGAAGCAATCGTTCGGTTGAAAGGCGGAGATCCATTTGTGTTTGGTAGAGGTCATGAAGAAATGGATCACGCCCAGGTCCATGGGATGGAAACCGAGATGGTTCCCGGGATCAGTAGCTGTGTCGCAGTGCCTGCAGCCATTGATATCCCAATTACCAAAAGAGGTTACAGCGAAAGCTTCTGGGTAATTACCGGGACTACTAAGAGTCTGGAACTCTCCGGAGATGTAGCCTTGGCCGCCAGGTCCAGTGCGACCATCGTGATTTTGATGGGTATGAAGAAGCTAGGACGCATCATTGAAACTTATCAATCATTAGAAAGAGGGAGTTTACCCATCGCTATCATTCAACACGGAACGACTTCAAAACAAAAAATGGGTGTAGGCACCATCGACACCATACAACATGAAGTGGAGCGGCTTGGGCTTTCTTCCCCGGCCATCATCGTCATTGGAGAAGTCGTCCGAGCCAATCAGGAATTGAATGCCATCATTGAAGAGATGTCATCAGATCAAATGTTGCAAAGCGCTTAA
- the nirB gene encoding nitrite reductase large subunit NirB — protein sequence MKRIIVVGNGMVSHKFCLKLRTIAGSDTYEVVIYGEETWPAYDRVHLSEYFTEQSVDKLLMAPSDWYQDQNITLKTGQLIISIDPQQRTVLTHEGKTDHYDYLVLATGSRPFVPKIDGVEKRGVFVYRTIEDLDQIISYAKNIKRGAVLGGGLLGLEAAKALLDLNLDAQVIEFAPRLMPRQLDEAGSNTLKSEIESLGIEILLNKNTSKVAGTDQMAGLEFADGSQLDTEMLVISCGIISRDELAESAGLEKGARGGFKVNEYLQTNDPNIYAVGEAAAFNDMIYGLVAPGYDMAEIAANHITDQASKTFTGADMSTKLKLIGVEVGSFGDALGDTPGSIPISFEDKNSGIYKRINISSDKKHLLGGILVGDTSDYGMLLQITQNSMAIPPNPEDLILGTRGGQANGNTILDLPDTAQICSCENVSKGDLVDAIKSQNITDLKELRNCTGAGTGCGACSPMVGDIFSAQLKEMGQTVRKTLCPHFDYTRQELYSLIKVKGIKTYNELLDQYGEGDGCETCKPAVASLLASIWNDKILKQETIQDTNDRFLANIQKGGSYSVVPRVPGGEITPEKLIAIGTVAKKYDLYTKITGGQRIDMFGARLNDLPKIWRELIDAGFESGHAYGKSLRTVKSCVGSTWCRYGLHDSVSYAIEIEDRYKGIRSPHKLKGGVSGCRRECAEAQAKDFGLIATELGYNLYVCGNGGANPQHAKLLAGDIDEKTAIKYLDRFLMFYIQTAEPLNRTAVWLNKLDGGIDYLREVVVEDSLGIGEDLEKDMQALIAAYHCEWKEAINDEKMMKRFSHFANSDDYDPTQQFSSMREMKKPAGWESISK from the coding sequence ATGAAGCGGATAATCGTTGTTGGAAATGGCATGGTAAGCCATAAGTTCTGTCTGAAACTACGTACAATCGCAGGTTCGGACACTTATGAAGTGGTGATTTATGGTGAAGAGACCTGGCCCGCTTATGATCGGGTTCATTTAAGTGAGTATTTCACCGAACAATCCGTGGACAAACTTCTCATGGCTCCTTCGGATTGGTATCAAGATCAAAACATCACTTTAAAAACTGGGCAACTGATCATTTCGATAGACCCACAACAGCGTACCGTCCTGACCCACGAAGGGAAAACGGATCACTATGATTATCTCGTTCTGGCGACAGGATCGCGTCCGTTTGTTCCGAAGATTGATGGGGTGGAAAAGCGAGGCGTATTCGTCTATCGCACCATTGAAGACCTGGATCAAATCATTTCCTATGCAAAAAACATTAAACGCGGGGCCGTTCTTGGCGGAGGGCTGTTAGGCCTTGAAGCGGCTAAAGCTTTACTGGACCTTAACCTGGATGCTCAAGTCATTGAGTTCGCTCCTCGACTGATGCCCAGACAGTTAGACGAAGCAGGCTCCAATACGCTGAAAAGCGAAATCGAATCCCTCGGAATTGAAATCCTACTCAATAAAAACACTTCCAAAGTAGCCGGAACGGACCAAATGGCCGGGTTGGAGTTTGCGGATGGATCTCAACTTGATACCGAAATGTTGGTGATCTCCTGCGGAATCATTTCAAGAGATGAACTAGCCGAATCAGCCGGTTTAGAAAAGGGAGCTCGGGGGGGCTTCAAAGTGAATGAGTACCTGCAAACCAATGATCCAAATATCTATGCTGTCGGTGAAGCGGCAGCATTCAACGATATGATCTACGGTCTGGTAGCTCCAGGTTATGATATGGCAGAGATCGCCGCTAATCACATTACCGATCAGGCCTCCAAAACCTTCACAGGGGCAGACATGTCGACGAAGTTGAAATTGATCGGAGTAGAAGTTGGGAGTTTTGGAGATGCCTTGGGCGATACACCTGGAAGCATTCCAATTTCATTTGAGGATAAGAACTCTGGCATATACAAACGCATCAATATTTCCAGCGATAAAAAACATTTGCTAGGAGGAATTCTTGTAGGTGACACTTCCGATTATGGCATGTTACTGCAAATCACTCAAAACAGTATGGCGATTCCTCCGAATCCTGAAGACCTGATCTTAGGGACCCGAGGTGGGCAAGCCAATGGGAATACCATTCTGGACCTACCAGATACTGCACAAATCTGCTCCTGCGAGAATGTAAGCAAAGGAGATCTTGTTGATGCCATCAAATCACAGAACATTACGGACCTCAAAGAGCTCAGGAACTGTACAGGTGCTGGAACTGGTTGCGGTGCATGCTCGCCGATGGTAGGAGATATTTTCAGCGCGCAACTTAAGGAAATGGGGCAAACCGTTCGCAAGACATTGTGCCCGCATTTCGACTATACGCGACAAGAACTTTATAGCCTCATCAAAGTCAAAGGAATTAAAACCTACAACGAATTACTTGACCAATATGGTGAAGGCGATGGCTGTGAAACTTGTAAACCTGCAGTTGCTTCCCTACTCGCAAGTATTTGGAATGATAAAATTCTGAAACAAGAAACCATTCAGGACACCAATGATCGTTTTTTGGCAAACATTCAAAAAGGAGGAAGTTACTCTGTAGTTCCGCGTGTACCAGGTGGTGAGATCACGCCAGAAAAATTGATAGCGATAGGAACCGTAGCCAAAAAGTATGATCTGTACACAAAAATTACCGGCGGCCAGCGCATCGATATGTTTGGGGCACGTTTGAATGATTTGCCCAAAATCTGGCGAGAACTGATAGATGCCGGATTTGAAAGTGGGCATGCGTACGGTAAATCATTGAGAACAGTAAAAAGCTGTGTTGGTTCTACCTGGTGTCGATACGGATTGCATGATTCTGTCTCCTACGCCATTGAAATTGAAGATCGTTACAAAGGCATTCGTTCTCCACACAAATTGAAAGGCGGTGTTTCCGGATGTAGACGTGAATGTGCTGAAGCACAGGCCAAAGATTTCGGACTGATTGCTACTGAATTAGGATACAATCTCTATGTGTGTGGTAATGGCGGAGCCAATCCTCAGCATGCCAAATTACTCGCCGGAGATATCGATGAGAAAACGGCCATCAAGTACCTGGATCGTTTCCTGATGTTTTATATCCAAACTGCCGAACCTCTGAACAGAACTGCGGTTTGGTTGAATAAACTGGATGGTGGGATCGACTATTTAAGAGAAGTAGTCGTCGAAGATTCATTAGGCATTGGGGAAGATCTGGAAAAGGACATGCAAGCATTGATTGCTGCCTATCACTGCGAATGGAAAGAAGCCATCAACGATGAAAAGATGATGAAAAGATTCAGCCACTTCGCCAATTCAGATGATTATGATCCTACTCAGCAGTTTTCGTCCATGCGCGAGATGAAAAAACCCGCAGGCTGGGAATCCATTTCAAAATAA
- the nirD gene encoding nitrite reductase small subunit NirD produces the protein MTELTTYKTTTPAEVSKWIATLPADEFPENGGLNVKVEDLQIAIFNFTRRNEWFATQNLCPHKQQMILSRGMIGSDGDEPKVACPFHKKTFSLKTGENLNGDECPIATYPVKVEGGTVYVGIA, from the coding sequence ATGACAGAATTAACTACCTATAAAACCACCACGCCAGCGGAAGTTTCTAAATGGATTGCTACCCTTCCGGCAGATGAATTTCCTGAGAATGGAGGATTGAATGTGAAAGTTGAAGACCTTCAGATCGCAATATTCAATTTTACGCGTCGAAATGAGTGGTTCGCAACCCAAAATCTGTGCCCTCACAAGCAGCAAATGATCCTCTCACGTGGTATGATTGGTTCCGATGGAGATGAACCGAAAGTAGCCTGCCCTTTCCATAAGAAGACCTTTTCGTTAAAAACCGGAGAAAACCTCAACGGAGATGAATGCCCAATCGCTACGTATCCTGTTAAAGTAGAAGGAGGTACGGTATACGTAGGCATTGCCTAA